A single Saccharomyces paradoxus chromosome II, complete sequence DNA region contains:
- the PKC1 gene encoding protein kinase C (Protein serine/threonine kinase~similar to YBL105C) — protein MSFSQLEQNIKKKIAVEENIIRGASALKKKTGNVMVIQKCNTNIREARQNLEYLEDNLKKLRLKTAQQGQGDSGNENSDRSNSKEYGFLSTISPNEHIFSRLDLVKYDCPSLAQRIQYLLQQLEFKLQVEKQYQEANTKLTKLYQIDGDQRSSSAAEGGAMESKYRIQMLNKALKKYQAINVDVDQFKHQPNDIMDNQQPKFRRKQLTGVLTIGITATRDVDHIQSPMFARTPESYVTVKIDDTIKAKTKPSRNDRWSEDFQISVEKGNEIEITVYDKVNDSLIPVAIMWLLLSDIAEEIRKKKAGQTNGQQGWVNASNINSGSSLANEEGSTLTSTNSNSAIHSTLVKNGQGENTLTSQISTNSWFILEPSGQILLTLGFHKSSQIEKKQLMGGLHRHGAIINRKEEIFEQHGHHFVQKSFYNIMCCAYCGDFLRYTGFQCQDCKFLCHKKCYTNVVTKCIAKTSTDTDPDEAKLNHRIPHRFLPTSNRGTKWCCHCGYILPWGRHKVRKCSECGIMCHAQCAHLVPDFCGMSMEMANKILKTIQDTKRNQEKKKRTVPSAQSGSSIGTAIGYDRSPSKFAERTNAPLPPQPRKHDKTPSPQKEARGSPTKQHGPVIDEEIPLQTHGREKLNKFIDENEAYLNFTEGAQQSAEFSSPEKTLDPTSNKRSMGLAGLSIEQSQTWESKDDLMRDELEQWKAQRDEMELEIKRDNRDIQEDLEVDHIDLETKQKPDWEDNNDFREADLTIDSGHTNPFRDMNSETFQIEQDHASKEVLQETVSLAPTSTHASRATDQPSPQKSQISASGKHKRKAAKRRKVSLDNFVLLKVLGKGNFGKVILSKSKNTDRLCAIKVLKKDNIIQNHDIESARAEKKVFLLATKTKHPFLTNLYCSFQTENRIYFAMEFIGGGDLMWHVQNQRLSVRRAKFYAAEVLLALKYFHDNGVIYRDLKLENILLTPEGHIKIADYGLCKDEMWYGNRTSTFCGTPEFMAPEILKEQEYTKAVDWWAFGVLLYQMLLCQSPFSGDDEDEVFNAILTDEPLYPIDMAGEIVQIFQGLLTKDPEKRLGAGPRDADEVMEEPFFRNINFEDILNLRVKPPYIPEIKSPEDTSYFEQEFTSAPPTLTPLPSVLTTSQQEEFRGFSFMPDDLDL, from the coding sequence ATGAGTTTTTCGCAATTGGAGCAGaacatcaagaaaaagatagcAGTCGAAGAGAATATTATCCGGGGAGCTTCTGCCCTTAAGAAAAAGACTGGCAATGTTATGGTCATTCAGAAATGTAACACGAACATAAGGGAAGCACGTCAAAATCTTGAGTATTTAGAGGATAACTTAAAAAAACTACGGTTAAAAACTGCTCAACAAGGTCAGGGCGATAGTGGCAACGAAAATAGTGATCGAAGTAATTCGAAAGAGTACGGGTTTCTTTCCACCATATCACCAAATGAACACATATTTTCTCGTTTGGATTTAGTAAAATATGATTGCCCTTCTTTGGCGCAAAGAATACAATACTTGTTACAACAACTAGAATTTAAATTACAGGTGGAGAAGCAATACCAAGAAGCCAATACCAAACTAACCAAATTGTACCAAATTGATGGTGACCAACGCAGCAGTTCTGCAGCAGAAGGGGGTGCTATGGAATCCAAATACAGGATCCAAATGCTTAACAaagctttgaaaaaataccaGGCTATTAATGTTGACGTTGATCAATTTAAACACCAACCCAATGACATAATGGACAACCAGCAACCGAAATTCCGAAGAAAGCAACTAACTGGCGTCTTAACCATTGGAATAACTGCTACTAGAGATGTCGATCATATACAATCGCCGATGTTCGCCAGAACGCCAGAAAGCTACGTTACTGTAAAAATCGACGATACGATCAAAGCGAAAACGAAACCCTCTAGAAATGACAGGTGGAGTgaagattttcaaatttcagTTGAAAAGGGGAATGAAATCGAGATTACCGTTTATGATAAGGTGAACGACTCGTTAATTCCGGTAGCTATAATGTGGTTACTACTCTCCGATATTGCAGAAGAGATTCGTAAGAAAAAAGCTGGGCAAACAAATGGGCAACAGGGATGGGTCAATGCTTCAAATATCAATAGTGGCTCTTCTCTCGCTAACGAAGAGGGAAGCACATTAACCTCTACGAACTCAAACTCAGCCATTCATTCTACTTTGGTAAAGAATGGACAAGGCGAAAATACATTAACCAGTCAAATCAGTACGAATTCATGGTTCATTTTAGAACCATCTGGGCAGATTTTGTTAACTTTAGGATTCCACAAGTCATCtcaaatagaaaagaagcagtTGATGGGCGGACTGCATCGTCACGGTGCTATTatcaatagaaaagaagagatctTCGAACAACACGGCCACCACTTTGTACAAAAGTCATTTTACAACATTATGTGCTGTGCATATTGCGGTGACTTCCTTCGGTATACTGGGTTCCAATGTCAAGATTGTAAATTTCTATGTCATAAAAAATGTTACACCAACGTTGTTACTAAATGTATCGCTAAAACTTCTACTGATACAGATCCGGATGAGGCAAAGTTGAATCACCGGATTCCTCATAGGTTTCTGCCCACTTCAAACCGTGGTACTAAATGGTGCTGCCACTGTGGTTATATTTTACCGTGGGGTAGACATAAAGTACGCAAATGTTCTGAATGTGGTATAATGTGTCATGCTCAGTGTGCTCATTTGGTTCCTGATTTCTGTGGCATGTCAATGGAGATGGCCAATaaaattctgaaaacaATTCAAGACACCAAACGTAatcaagagaaaaagaagaggacAGTTCCATCAGCACAATCAGGGTCATCCATCGGTACTGCCATCGGTTACGATCGTTCTCCATCCAAATTCGCAGAAAGGACAAACGCTCCTTTGCCTCCTCAACCAAGGAAACATGATAAAACTCCTTCACCCCAAAAAGAAGCAAGAGGTTCTCCTACTAAGCAGCATGGTCCTGTTAtcgatgaagaaattccaCTACAAACGCACGGGCGTGAGAAACTAAATAAGTTTATCGACGAGAATGAAGCCTATTTGAACTTTACAGAAGGTGCACAACAATCCGCTGAATTTTCATCACCAGAGAAGACGCTAGATCCGACTTCAAATAAACGTTCCATGGGACTCGCTGGTTTATCTATTGAACAGAGCCAAACTTGGGAATCCAAAGATGATTTAATGAGAGATGAACTTGAACAGTGGAAGGCACAACGTGATGAAATGGAACTTGAAATAAAACGAGATAATAGGGACATACAAGAAGACCTAGAAGTTGATCACATTGACCTAGAGACCAAACAGAAACCTGACTGGGAGGACAATAATGATTTCCGTGAAGCTGATTTGACAATCGATTCCGGGCACACAAATCCGTTCCGCGATATGAATAGCGAAACTTTCCAAATTGAACAAGATCATGCTTCAAAGGAAGTGCTACAGGAAACAGTGTCTTTGGCTCCTACGAGTACTCATGCTTCCAGAGCCACTGATCAACCATCTCCGCAGAAATCACAAATCAGCGCCAGTGGCAAGCACAAAAGGAAAGCGGCTAAACGTCGTAAGGTTTCGTTAGATAATTTTGTTCTACTCAAAGTTTTAGGTAAGGGTAATTTTGGTAAAGTTATTCTATCCAAATCAAAGAATACTGACAGGCTTTGTGCCATAAAAGTCCTGAAAAAAGATAACATCATTCAAAACCATGATATCGAGAGCGCCAGagcagaaaagaaagtattTTTGCTAGCcacaaaaacaaaacacCCATTCTTAACCAATCTATACTGTTCCTTCCAAACTGAAAACCGTATATATTTTGCTATGGAATTCATTGGGGGTGGTGATTTGATGTGGCATGTTCAAAACCAGAGACTATCTGTAAGAAGGGCAAAATTTTACGCTGCCGAAGTCTTGCTGGCtctgaaatattttcatgACAATGGTGTGATATACCGTGATTTGAAGttagaaaatattctaTTGACCCCAGAAGGCCATATAAAAATTGCCGATTATGGTTTGTGTAAAGATGAAATGTGGTATGGTAATAGAACTTCTACATTTTGCGGCACACCCGAATTCATGGCTccagaaattttaaaggaGCAAGAATATACCAAAGCCGTCGACTGGTGGGCATTTGGGGTACTACTATATCAAATGCTATTGTGCCAATCACCATTCTCGGGCGacgacgaagatgaagttTTTAATGCCATCCTTACTGATGAACCTCTGTACCCAATAGATATGGCGGGTGAGATCGTACAAATATTCCAGGGCCTATTAACAAAAGATCCCGAAAAGAGGTTAGGTGCTGGACCCAGGGATGCAGATGAAGTCATGGAAGAGCCCTTCTTCCGTAACattaattttgaagatatcTTAAACCTCCGCGTCAAGCCGCCCTATATCCCAGAAATCAAATCTCCGGAAGATACATCATATTTCGAGCAAGAATTCACGTCAGCGCCACCAACACTTACACCTTTGCCCTCTGTTTTGACAACAAGCCAGCAAGAAGAGTTCAGAGGTTTTTCCTTTATGCCAGACGATTTGGatttatga
- the SEA4 gene encoding Sea4p (Subunit of the SEA (Seh1-associated) complex~similar to YBL104C) has protein sequence MGLIKKVTHWSYDNLIDYLSVNPTRDEVTHYKVDPENESDESIIKLRTVKDFGSITCLDYSESEIGMIGVGEKNGYLRIFNISGSNFSSPANQALAGSNANNDTSMANSSVSKAAQAENIIGAISNAKDTQGYLESETDYDIRVRAKKQRCINSLGINTNGLIAMGLDRNKHDSSLQIWDMNYHDDSNETINPMFSYCTNESIVSLKFLNDTSILAASTKFLKEIDVRSPNPIYQHPTRLTYDIKLNPFNDWQFSTYGDDGTLAIWDRRKLSDQASLGDLNVASPLLTFEKLVGSGAASRKYMNSCFRWSCVRNNEFATLHRGDTIKRWRLGYYTDGNYGSEEDDNNEINIENLFVSSVHDTNTMYDRVATFDYIPRSNHGTSLICMRQSGTIYRMPIAEICSKAILNNRNSLLLSNFENTEVDEIRVNSEHEKSNLENVKTVLKNLSFEDLDVSEDYFPSEHDEPNNEIEYSELSEEENEESNDVLDSKRGFELFWKPEKLLEKDISVIMRTRASLGYGLDPMNTVEMIDSSKNLQNNAYIRNTWRWIAIAKASVDDGTMVSGDLDLGYEGVIGIWNGINGISNQDRYRQETILSDKQLNKEMEKIIKLRKKNRDRNTPIANVAGSPKYVQRRLCLIISGWDLSRSDYEDKYNIIMKNGHYEKAAAWAVFFGDIPKAVEILGSAKKERLRLIATAIAGYLAYKDQPGNNAWRQQCRKMSSELDDPYLRVIFAFIADNDWWDILYEPAISLRERLGVALRFLNDTDLTTFLDRTSSTVIENGELEGLILTGITPNGIDLLQSYVNKTSDVQSAALISIFGSPRYFRDQRVDEWIQTYRDMLKSWELFSMRARFDVLRSKLSRTKTGVLTADIKPRQIYIQCQNCKQNINTPRTSPPSSAVSTSGGNYKNGEAYRRTNTDYKKFNTGNSETQTADEKPRHKYCCPHCGSSFPRCAICLMPLGTSNLPFVINGIQPRDPMQTEDSQDGADRELVSRKLKLNEWFSFCLSCNHGMHAGHAEEWFDRHNVCPTPGCTCQCNK, from the coding sequence atgggTCTCATCAAGAAGGTGACCCATTGGTCATATGACAATCTGATTGATTATCTTTCAGTGAACCCTACTAGAGATGAAGTAACCCATTACAAAGTCGATCCGGAAAATGAATCTGATGAATCAATTATTAAATTACGTACTGTAAAAGATTTTGGCAGTATCACCTGCTTGGACTATTCAGAATCAGAAATTGGTATGATTGGTGTTGGTGAAAAGAATGGATATTTaagaatttttaatatctcTGGATCAAATTTCTCATCCCCAGCAAACCAAGCGTTGGCGGGCTCAAACGCCAATAACGACACTTCTATGGCGAATTCTAGTGTTAGTAAAGCAGCTCAGGCAGAAAATATAATTGGTGCCATCTCAAATGCAAAGGACACTCAGGGGTACCTTGAATCAGAAACCGATTATGATATACGCGTACGAGCTAAAAAACAGCGGTGTATAAATTCTCTGGGAATAAATACAAATGGACTTATAGCAATGGGGCTTGATCGAAATAAGCATGATTCATCTTTACAGATTTGGGACATGAACTATCATGACGATTCGAATGAAACTATCAACCCAATGTTTAGTTATTGCACAAATGAAAGCATAGTATCCCTAAAGTTTCTCAACGATACAAGTATATTAGCTGCAAgtacaaaatttttgaaggaaattgaTGTGAGGTCCCCCAACCCGATTTATCAACACCCGACAAGATTGACGTATGATATCAAACTGAACCCCTTTAATGATTGGCAATTTAGTACTTACGGGGATGATGGCACCTTAGCTATTTGGgatagaagaaaattgtcCGATCAAGCTTCACTCGGTGATTTAAATGTAGCCTCCCCCTTAttaacttttgaaaaattggttgGATCCGGTGCGGCTTCAAGGAAATACATGAACTCTTGCTTTAGATGGTCATGTGTAAGAAATAACGAATTTGCCACTTTACATAGAGGTGATACCATCAAAAGGTGGAGGTTAGGCTATTACACTGATGGCAATTACGGTAGTGAGGAAGATGACAATAACGAGataaatattgaaaatttgttcGTTTCTTCCGTGCATGATACGAATACGATGTACGATAGAGTGGCCACATTTGATTATATTCCAAGAAGTAATCATGGGACGAGTCTCATCTGTATGAGACAATCAGGAACAATATACAGGATGCCAATTGCAGAAATATGCTCCAAGGCTATACTCAATAATAGAAACTCTCTCTTACtgtcaaattttgaaaatactGAGGTAGATGAAATTAGAGTCAACAGTGAGCACGAAAAATCCAATCTGGAAAATGTGAAAACGGTCCTCAAAAATTTATCCTTTGAAGACTTAGATGTTAGCGAAGATTACTTTCCGTCGGAACACGATGAACCTAATAACGAAATTGAATATTCTGAGTTAAGcgaagaggaaaatgaagagaGTAATGATGTTCTTGACAGTAAGCGCGGGTTTGAATTGTTCTGGAAGCCTGAAAAACTTCTGGAAAAGGATATCAGTGTAATAATGAGGACAAGAGCTTCACTGGGATACGGGTTGGACCCAATGAATACGGTAGAGATGATCGattcttccaaaaactTACAAAATAATGCTTATATAAGGAACACATGGAGATGGATTGCAATTGCAAAGGCTTCTGTTGACGATGGTACAATGGTTTCTGGTGATCTTGACCTAGGTTACGAAGGTGTAATTGGTATTTGGAACGGTATAAACGGGATATCCAATCAAGACAGATATAGACAAGAGACAATTCTTTCCGACAAACAActaaataaagaaatggaaaagatTATTAAactaagaaagaaaaatagagATCGGAATACTCCTATTGCCAATGTTGCTGGTTCACCAAAATACGTGCAAAGAAGACTTTGCTTGATCATCTCAGGATGGGACCTTTCCAGATCTGATTATGAAGACAAGTACAACATAATTATGAAAAATGGTCATTATGAAAAAGCTGCCGCTTGGGCGGTATTTTTTGGTGATATTCCAAAGGCTGTAGAAATATTAGGGTCtgcaaaaaaggaaagattaAGGTTAATTGCAACTGCTATTGCAGGTTATTTGGCGTATAAAGATCAGCCAGGTAATAATGCGTGGAGGCAGCAATGCAGAAAAATGTCCTCCGAATTAGACGATCCTTACTTGAGAGTAATTTTCGCCTTTATTGCGGACAATGATTGGTGGGATATTCTTTATGAGCCCGCCATATCTTTGAGAGAACGGTTAGGCGTGGCTCTaagatttttgaatgataCTGATCTGACCACTTTCTTAGATAGAACTTCGTCTACCGTTATCGAAAACGGCGAATTAGAAGGTTTAATTCTCACCGGAATAACACCTAATGGTATCGATTTACTGCAATCATACGTTAATAAAACCAGCGATGTTCAAAGTGCCGCATTAATATCAATTTTTGGCTCACCAAGATATTTTCGCGACCAGCGAGTAGATGAATGGATACAAACTTATAGAGATATGCTTAAATCCTGGGAATTATTTTCCATGCGAGCCAGGTTCGATGTTTTGAGATCAAAATTATCGAGAACTAAAACTGGTGTATTGACTGCAGATATAAAGCCCCGCCAAATATATATCCAATGTCAAAACTGTAAACAAAACATCAACACTCCGCGCACATCCCCACCTTCTAGCGCCGTATCAACTAGTGGTggaaattacaaaaatgGTGAAGCATATAGAAGAACTAACACTgattacaaaaaatttaataCTGGAAACTCTGAAACACAAACAGCTGATGAAAAGCCAAGGCATAAGTATTGCTGCCCGCACTGTGGGTCTTCTTTCCCGAGATGTGCCATATGTCTCATGCCTCTAGGAACATCAAACCTACCCTTCGTGATAAACGGGATTCAACCACGCGATCCAATGCAGACAGAGGACTCTCAAGATGGTGCAGACCGCGAACTCGTAAGTAGAAAACTGAAGTTGAACGAATGGTTCAGCTTCTGTTTAAGTTGCAACCATGGTATGCATGCAGGTCACGCTGAAGAATGGTTTGACAGGCACAATGTCTGTCCCACTCCAGGTTGTACCTGCCAGTGCAACAAGTAG
- the RTG3 gene encoding Rtg3p (bHLH/Zip transcription factor for retrograde (RTG) and TOR pathways~similar to YBL103C), with the protein MTNNNESEAENQRLLDELMNQTKILQETLDFSLVAPAPHHNDDYKIHGSAYPGGETPAQQHEKLSYINMHNSNDHNNLMGSQARSNSRTPTASTIYEEGESQSSYLDDMFRTSQGGRPVTQNSISSIGQAPLRSSFSTSYDSPVDRAMNTPLQQQEGLKAELPQDFLFQHGTDDTTYNLTDDLSSSLSSSINSDMMTPNTYSSSFSYNPQTLGPASVSSTYSPKVRSPSSSFRAGSFLSSSFRHGSINTPRTRHTSISSNMTENLGPGSVPKILGGLTSDEKLRRKREFHNAVERRRRELIKQKIKELGQLVPPSLLNYDDLGKQIKPNKGIILDRTVEYLQYLAEILEIQSRKKNALLAKIKELENKKSSVAALSPFTNNHHASSKQNNNDNNEERIIDIRSVPNTSLNEQNIKAELHNWEPPLYDSASNHNHAGAMETHPHTNIHDELKEFLSGDLIEAEDNAKLMFGDDNSNPADYLLEFGSR; encoded by the coding sequence ATGACGAACAATAACGAAAGTGAGGCTGAGAACCAACGTCTACTGGACGAACTGATGAACCAAACAAAAATTCTCCAGGAAACTCTAGATTTTTCGTTAGTGGCACCCGCTCCACACCACAATGATGATTATAAAATACATGGAAGTGCTTACCCAGGTGGTGAGACCCCGGCTCAACAGCATGAAAAACTCTCATACATCAATATGCACAACTCTAACGATCACAATAACTTAATGGGTAGTCAAGCGAGGTCCAATTCGCGAACACCAACAGCTTCGACCATATATGAAGAAGGAGAGTCGCAATCGTCTTACTTGGACGATATGTTTAGAACAAGCCAAGGCGGTAGACCTGTCACCCAAAATTCCATATCTTCCATAGGGCAGGCTCCCTTGAGGTCATCCTTTTCTACGTCTTACGACTCACCTGTGGATAGAGCAATGAATACACCATTACAGCAACAAGAAGGCTTAAAAGCTGAGTTACCACAAGACTTTTTATTCCAGCATGGCACGGATGATACAACATATAACTTAACTGATGATTTGAGCTCCTCTTTATCTTCTAGCATCAATTCTGATATGATGACACCAAACACatattcatcatcattttcttatAATCCGCAAACTTTGGGTCCAGCATCCGTATCTTCCACATATTCCCCAAAAGTAAGATCACCATCATCGTCATTTCGCGCAGGAAGTTTCCTTTCATCCTCTTTTAGGCATGGTAGCATAAACACTCCCAGAACAAGACACACTTCAATAAGTAGTAATATGACTGAAAATCTAGGACCCGGAAGTGTTCCAAAGATTCTAGGTGGATTAACTTCAGATGAGAAACTGAGGCGCAAAAGAGAGTTTCATAATGCTGtcgaaagaagaagaagagaactaataaaacaaaagataaaagaacTTGGCCAGTTGGTTCCACCATCTTTATTAAACTACGATGACCTAGgtaaacaaataaaacCAAATAAAGGTATTATTTTGGATAGAACAGTCGAATATTTACAATACCTGGCcgaaattttggaaatacAATCACGAAAGAAGAATGCTTTATTGGCGAAGATAAAGGAATtggaaaacaagaaaagctCTGTCGCAGCGTTATCTCCTTTTACCAATAACCATCATGCAAGTTCGAAGCAAAATAACAACGACAATAATGAGGAAAGAATTATAGACATTAGGTCCGTTCCAAATACTTCATTGAATGAACAAAATATTAAGGCTGAATTGCATAATTGGGAGCCACCATTATATGATTCGGCCAGTAACCACAATCATGCTGGCGCAATGGAAACTCATCCACATACAAATATTCATGATGAACTAAAGGAGTTTTTATCTGGAGATTTAATTGAAGCCGAAGATAATGCAAAACTAATGTTTGGGGATGACAACTCTAATCCAGCTGATTATCTTCTAGAATTTGGTTCAAGATGA
- the SFT2 gene encoding Sft2p (Tetra-spanning membrane protein found mostly in the late Golgi~similar to YBL102W), which yields MSEEQPSDQVNSLRDSLNRWNQTRQQNSQGFNESAKTLFSSWADSLNTRAQDIYQTLPVSRQDLVQDEEPSWFQLSRTERMVLFVCFLLGATACFTLCIFLFPVLAAKPRKFGLLWTMGSLLFVLAFGVLMGPVAYLKHLTARERLPFSMFFFATCFMTIYFAAFSKNTVLTITCALFELIAVIYYAISYFPFGATGLRMLSSAGVNSARGVLRI from the coding sequence ATGAGCGAGGAACAACCTTCCGACCAGGTCAACAGTCTCCGTGATTCATTGAATCGATGGAATCAAACAAGACAGCAGAATTCGCAGGGTTTTAACGAATCTGCTAAGACGCTATTTTCAAGCTGGGCGGATTCCCTTAATACTAGAGCCCAGGATATATATCAGACACTGCCTGTATCTAGACAGGACTTGGTGCAAGACGAGGAGCCGTCGTGGTTCCAACTATCAAGAACGGAAAGAATGGTACTTTTTGTGTGTTTTCTGCTGGGTGCAACGGCTTGTTTTACTCTTTGtatcttccttttcccCGTTCTAGCCGCTAAACCAAGAAAGTTTGGTTTATTATGGACAATGGGGTCCTTATTATTTGTGCTTGCGTTTGGGGTGCTTATGGGACCAGTTGCGTACTTAAAACATTTGACTGCAAGGGAAAGGCTGCCTTTTTcgatgtttttttttgccacaTGCTTCATGACGATTTACTTCGCAGCCTTTTCCAAGAACACGGTGCTGACTATTACGTGTGCACTTTTTGAGTTAATTGCTGTCATTTATTATGCTATTTCATATTTCCCATTCGGTGCAACAGGTTTAAGGATGCTGAGCTCTGCTGGTGTTAATTCTGCAAGAGGCGTTTTACGCATTTGA